A section of the Microbacterium sp. MM2322 genome encodes:
- a CDS encoding NYN domain-containing protein, whose protein sequence is MPDSSIPRVAVYLDFDNIVMSWYDRVHGRNSYSRDRQRIAADPDEQEIAGRLAAAMIDVGAIMDYAASFGTLVLTRAYADWSSPVNALYRQQLVARAVDLVQLFPAAAYAKNGADIRLAVDTVEDLFRLEDLTHVVIVAGDSDYVPLAQRCKRLGRYVVAVGVAGSTAKSLAAACDQFDAYDALPGVAVPEPEPAPETAPATGRRRRKVAADPVGELLSRALRLEHVRTDEEWVHLSAVKNLMKRMDPSFSEKAHGHRSFSDFVKDHPQIAELDETTNIVRVRAVESA, encoded by the coding sequence ATGCCGGATTCCTCCATCCCCCGTGTCGCGGTCTACCTCGACTTCGACAACATCGTCATGAGTTGGTACGACCGGGTGCACGGGCGCAACAGCTATTCACGGGACCGGCAGCGGATCGCAGCCGACCCCGACGAGCAGGAGATCGCCGGCCGCCTCGCCGCGGCGATGATCGACGTGGGCGCGATCATGGACTACGCGGCATCCTTCGGCACCCTGGTCCTCACCCGGGCCTACGCCGACTGGTCGTCGCCCGTCAACGCGCTCTACCGGCAGCAGCTCGTCGCGCGCGCCGTCGACCTGGTGCAGCTGTTCCCGGCAGCCGCGTACGCGAAGAACGGCGCCGACATCCGCCTCGCTGTCGACACGGTCGAGGATCTGTTCCGCCTCGAAGACCTCACGCACGTCGTCATCGTGGCGGGCGACAGCGACTACGTCCCGCTCGCCCAGCGGTGCAAGCGCCTGGGGCGCTACGTCGTGGCCGTGGGGGTCGCCGGCTCCACCGCGAAATCGCTCGCTGCCGCGTGCGACCAGTTCGACGCCTACGACGCCCTCCCCGGTGTCGCCGTCCCCGAGCCCGAGCCTGCCCCCGAGACCGCGCCCGCGACGGGCCGCCGCCGACGCAAGGTCGCCGCCGACCCCGTGGGCGAGCTGCTCTCGCGCGCGCTCCGCCTCGAGCACGTCCGCACCGACGAGGAGTGGGTGCACCTGTCGGCGGTCAAGAACCTCATGAAGCGTATGGATCCGTCCTTCAGCGAGAAGGCGCACGGGCACCGCTCATTCTCGGACTTCGTCAAGGATCACCCGCAGATCGCCGAACTCGACGAGACGACCAACATCGTCCGGGTGCGCGCCGTCGAGAGCGCTTGA
- a CDS encoding ATP-binding cassette domain-containing protein codes for MSEPIIELRHVTKSFGPVSVLKGVDLQVRSGMVTALVGDNGAGKSTLIKGLAGVQPYDTGQILIDGQEESLRTPREAGALGIEVVYQDLALCDNLDIVQNMFLGREEIIGGTFDEGRMEKDASDTLRSLSVRTVKSVRQKVSSLSGGQRQTVAIARAVLKKARVVILDEPTAALGVAQTEQVLNLVRRLADQGVAVVLISHNLADVFAVADDIAVLYLGQMVAQVPTAGSNRDEIVGYITGTKIPPGVQLVGTSTIPVGGDA; via the coding sequence ATGAGCGAACCCATCATCGAACTCCGGCACGTCACGAAGTCCTTCGGCCCCGTCAGCGTCCTCAAGGGCGTCGACCTCCAGGTCCGATCGGGCATGGTGACCGCCCTCGTCGGCGACAACGGCGCCGGAAAGTCCACCCTCATCAAGGGCCTCGCCGGAGTGCAGCCCTACGACACCGGCCAGATCCTCATCGACGGCCAGGAGGAGTCGCTTCGCACTCCTCGCGAGGCCGGCGCCCTCGGCATCGAGGTCGTCTACCAAGACCTCGCGCTCTGCGACAACCTCGACATCGTCCAGAACATGTTCCTCGGCCGCGAAGAGATCATCGGAGGAACGTTCGACGAGGGACGGATGGAGAAGGATGCCTCCGACACCCTGCGCTCCCTCTCGGTGCGCACCGTCAAGAGCGTCCGACAGAAGGTCTCGAGCTTGTCCGGCGGACAGCGTCAGACCGTCGCCATCGCACGCGCCGTCTTGAAGAAGGCCCGCGTCGTCATCCTCGACGAGCCGACCGCCGCGCTCGGCGTTGCCCAGACCGAACAGGTGCTGAACCTCGTCCGCCGCCTCGCCGATCAGGGCGTCGCCGTGGTCCTCATCAGCCACAACCTCGCCGACGTGTTCGCGGTCGCCGACGACATCGCCGTCCTCTACCTCGGCCAGATGGTGGCGCAGGTCCCGACCGCCGGATCGAATCGCGACGAGATCGTCGGTTACATCACCGGAACGAAGATCCCGCCGGGCGTTCAGCTCGTCGGCACATCCACCATCCCCGTCGGAGGCGACGCATGA
- a CDS encoding substrate-binding domain-containing protein, which yields MKKSLSVAAALGAAALLLAGCASTSTPAPAGSSGGGMAPAEAGRACVILPDAASSPRWENFDRKYLDEGLKGAGFEVDIQNAQGDTAKYTTIADQQMTQGCGVMLLVDYNGAAAGVATKAKSQGIPVIAYDRPFAGADYYVSFDNVEVGRLEGQTVLDGLKTAGKDPKTAAVFYMGGDPTDGNAAMFLKGAKEVMEAAGVKPVAEPPGVWDGAKSQTNFEQALTANGGKVDGVWAANDTNADGVIKVLQDRDLKGVAVSGQDANVEGLRNILTGWQTATVYKPVKDEAEAAIKVATELLKGEKPTADQKLEDGTPYISVTPQLVGPDTVKDVVAAGDASAADVCSGDIAGVSLADKCTEFGVE from the coding sequence ATGAAGAAGTCCCTGTCCGTTGCAGCAGCCCTCGGGGCCGCCGCACTCCTCCTCGCCGGCTGTGCCAGCACCAGCACCCCGGCACCCGCTGGCTCGAGCGGCGGCGGTATGGCTCCCGCCGAAGCCGGCCGCGCGTGCGTCATCCTTCCCGACGCGGCGTCGTCGCCCCGCTGGGAGAACTTCGACCGCAAGTACCTCGACGAAGGCCTCAAGGGCGCCGGCTTCGAGGTCGACATCCAGAACGCTCAGGGTGACACCGCCAAGTACACGACGATCGCCGATCAGCAGATGACGCAGGGCTGCGGCGTCATGCTGCTCGTGGACTACAACGGCGCCGCCGCCGGCGTCGCCACTAAGGCGAAGAGCCAGGGCATCCCGGTCATCGCGTACGACCGCCCCTTCGCGGGCGCCGACTACTACGTGTCGTTCGACAACGTCGAGGTGGGCCGCCTCGAGGGTCAGACCGTCCTCGACGGCCTGAAGACGGCGGGCAAGGACCCGAAGACGGCCGCAGTCTTCTACATGGGTGGCGACCCCACCGACGGCAACGCCGCGATGTTCCTCAAGGGCGCGAAAGAGGTCATGGAGGCCGCGGGCGTCAAGCCCGTCGCCGAGCCTCCGGGGGTCTGGGATGGCGCGAAGAGCCAGACCAACTTCGAGCAGGCGCTGACCGCGAACGGCGGAAAGGTCGACGGCGTCTGGGCCGCCAACGACACGAACGCCGACGGCGTCATCAAGGTCCTCCAGGACCGCGACCTCAAGGGTGTCGCTGTCTCGGGCCAGGACGCCAACGTCGAGGGCCTGCGCAACATCCTCACCGGATGGCAGACCGCGACCGTCTACAAGCCGGTCAAGGACGAGGCCGAGGCCGCCATCAAGGTGGCGACGGAGCTCCTGAAGGGCGAGAAGCCCACCGCCGACCAGAAGCTCGAGGACGGCACGCCGTACATCTCGGTCACGCCGCAGCTCGTCGGCCCCGACACGGTCAAGGACGTCGTCGCCGCTGGTGACGCATCGGCCGCCGATGTCTGCTCCGGCGATATCGCCGGCGTCAGCCTCGCCGACAAGTGCACCGAGTTCGGCGTCGAGTGA
- a CDS encoding DUF3817 domain-containing protein has translation MFRTPASIFRILAIAEVFSWTLLISGLIVRAVGGPAVAVTIGGGIHGFVFLSYGATALLVALNNRWRLGTSVLAVGSAVVPYATVPVEMWLRRSGRLAGDWRLEETADPRDRRPIDRLLRWFLRHAGILIALIVVAVVALYVILLIVGPPGGR, from the coding sequence GTGTTCCGCACCCCTGCCTCGATCTTCCGCATCCTCGCCATCGCCGAAGTGTTCTCCTGGACGCTCCTCATCAGCGGGCTCATCGTCCGCGCGGTGGGTGGCCCCGCCGTCGCCGTCACCATCGGCGGTGGCATCCACGGCTTCGTCTTCCTGTCCTACGGCGCGACCGCGCTGCTCGTCGCGCTGAACAATCGGTGGCGCCTCGGCACGTCGGTGCTCGCCGTCGGCTCAGCCGTCGTCCCCTACGCCACGGTTCCCGTCGAGATGTGGCTGCGCCGGAGCGGCCGGCTCGCGGGGGACTGGCGCCTCGAGGAGACGGCGGATCCTCGGGACCGGCGCCCGATCGACCGACTGCTGCGCTGGTTCCTGCGGCACGCCGGCATCCTGATCGCCCTCATCGTCGTGGCGGTCGTCGCGCTCTACGTGATCCTGCTGATCGTCGGTCCTCCCGGCGGACGGTGA
- a CDS encoding ABC transporter permease subunit, whose protein sequence is MNREASIVRLAITRVRSGDVGRMPVVLALVVIAIVFQALNPVFLTSRHLSDLLMQCAAMGTISLGIVLVLLIGEIDLSVGSMSGVAAAILTVGGVQLQWPFALAIGAAITAGCVVGAIYGALRTTLGLPSFVVTLAGLLGLLGVQLWVLGDAGSINLPFDSWIVQFAQQMYLPAWLSYVLSAATALAYTGTLLSRARRRAAAELESTRTAVIVVRGALLLVGLVGGSWYLNLSRGVGLMFVLFVVLVVVAHLALTRTRWGRSVFAVGGSIEAARRAGIRVDRVVLSVFMLCSALAATGGVLAAARLAAANQSTGAADTNLNAIAAAIIGGASLFGGRGSAFAALLGVVVIQAISSGLTLINLSSAVQYMVTGAVLVFAVALDAVTRRSRLGTGRT, encoded by the coding sequence ATGAACCGCGAGGCGAGCATCGTGAGGCTTGCGATCACGCGGGTCCGGTCCGGCGATGTCGGACGGATGCCGGTGGTGCTGGCCCTCGTGGTCATCGCGATCGTCTTCCAGGCACTCAACCCGGTCTTCCTGACGAGCCGGCATCTCAGCGATTTGCTCATGCAGTGCGCCGCGATGGGGACGATCTCGCTCGGCATCGTCCTCGTGCTCCTCATCGGCGAGATCGACCTGTCGGTCGGGTCGATGTCAGGGGTCGCCGCCGCGATCCTGACGGTCGGAGGGGTGCAGTTGCAGTGGCCGTTCGCACTCGCGATCGGCGCGGCGATCACCGCGGGTTGCGTGGTCGGGGCGATCTACGGAGCCCTCCGAACGACGCTCGGGCTGCCGAGTTTCGTCGTGACCCTTGCGGGCCTCCTCGGCCTTCTGGGCGTGCAGTTGTGGGTGCTCGGCGATGCCGGTTCGATCAACCTGCCGTTCGACTCCTGGATCGTGCAGTTCGCACAGCAGATGTATCTCCCGGCGTGGCTGTCCTACGTCCTGTCGGCGGCGACGGCCCTGGCCTACACGGGAACGCTCCTCAGCCGCGCTCGGCGTCGAGCGGCGGCGGAGCTCGAGAGCACCCGCACGGCGGTCATCGTGGTGCGGGGCGCCCTGCTGCTCGTCGGACTCGTCGGCGGATCCTGGTACCTGAACCTGTCGCGCGGTGTCGGGCTCATGTTCGTCCTCTTCGTCGTCCTCGTCGTGGTGGCGCACCTCGCCCTGACCAGGACACGCTGGGGCCGGTCGGTGTTCGCGGTGGGCGGGTCGATCGAGGCCGCGCGACGCGCCGGCATCCGGGTCGACCGCGTCGTCTTGTCGGTTTTCATGCTGTGCTCGGCGCTCGCTGCCACGGGCGGCGTCCTCGCCGCGGCGCGGCTCGCCGCGGCGAATCAGAGCACCGGCGCGGCGGATACCAACCTCAACGCGATCGCGGCCGCGATCATCGGCGGTGCGTCGCTCTTCGGCGGACGCGGCTCCGCCTTCGCCGCGCTCCTCGGCGTCGTCGTCATCCAGGCGATCTCGTCGGGGCTGACCCTCATCAACCTCAGCTCGGCGGTGCAGTACATGGTCACGGGTGCCGTGCTCGTCTTCGCCGTGGCGTTGGATGCCGTCACCCGCCGCAGCCGCCTGGGCACCGGTCGCACGTAG
- a CDS encoding substrate-binding domain-containing protein, whose product MKRVISAVLVAAASAAALSGCAVPDNSPERTTIALLLPDKKTARYETFDRPVFEKRIAELGDAQVLYTNADQDAARQQQQAESALAAGAAVLVLDPVDGRAAASILAAATAEGVPVIAYDRMIVGGGKPAYYVSFDNERVGELQAEALVTGLEKEGRADGGILMVHGAPTDSNAAQFRDGARSVIAEAGLHILAEYDTPDWSPDKAQSWVAGQLAQYGDDVAAVYAANDGTASGAIAALRAADVTPFPIVTGQDAELTALQRIVSGDQYMTVYKAIREQATIAADVATALAAGERPKGDTTIDGIPATLLTPVAVTVDDIASTVVADGFWTVDDICTPPYAEACAAAGLE is encoded by the coding sequence ATGAAGCGAGTCATCTCCGCCGTCCTCGTCGCGGCGGCCTCCGCTGCCGCTCTGTCGGGCTGCGCCGTGCCCGACAACTCACCCGAGCGAACCACGATCGCGCTGCTCCTGCCCGACAAGAAGACGGCGCGCTACGAGACGTTCGACCGCCCCGTCTTCGAGAAGCGCATCGCAGAGCTCGGCGATGCGCAGGTGCTCTACACGAACGCCGATCAGGATGCCGCACGCCAACAGCAGCAGGCGGAGTCGGCCCTCGCCGCCGGGGCAGCCGTGCTCGTTCTCGATCCCGTCGACGGGCGGGCCGCGGCATCCATTCTGGCGGCGGCGACAGCCGAGGGAGTCCCGGTCATCGCCTACGACCGGATGATCGTCGGCGGCGGGAAGCCCGCCTACTACGTCTCGTTCGACAACGAGCGCGTCGGCGAGCTGCAGGCGGAGGCCCTCGTGACGGGGCTCGAGAAGGAAGGCCGCGCGGACGGCGGCATCCTCATGGTGCACGGGGCACCGACCGACAGCAACGCCGCGCAGTTCCGTGACGGCGCCCGCTCGGTGATCGCCGAGGCGGGACTCCACATCCTCGCCGAGTACGACACCCCCGACTGGAGCCCTGACAAGGCGCAGTCCTGGGTGGCGGGCCAGCTCGCCCAATACGGCGACGATGTCGCCGCCGTCTACGCCGCGAACGACGGCACCGCGAGCGGCGCGATCGCCGCTCTCCGAGCCGCCGACGTCACCCCTTTCCCGATCGTGACGGGGCAGGATGCCGAGCTGACCGCTCTCCAGCGGATCGTCTCGGGAGACCAGTACATGACCGTCTACAAGGCGATCCGCGAGCAGGCGACGATCGCCGCCGACGTCGCGACGGCTCTGGCCGCCGGGGAGCGCCCGAAGGGCGACACGACGATCGACGGCATCCCGGCCACCCTCCTGACCCCCGTCGCCGTCACGGTCGACGACATCGCATCCACCGTCGTCGCCGACGGCTTCTGGACGGTCGACGACATCTGCACGCCCCCCTACGCCGAGGCCTGCGCCGCCGCAGGCCTGGAATGA
- a CDS encoding ROK family transcriptional regulator yields MARRSTQPGSQSSLREANRARLLDSLKRHGRLTQIELAGATGLSPATVSNIVKELTASGVLHTSFTSRSGRRATLVSLARQVGLVAGAHFSTRKLHVAIADATRSVVAETSLPLALDHRHDAELDRLSLLLGDMVEGLGGSLSDLLAVGLAIPAPVDPRTSIISTPGLLPGWDGVDIARSLSARIGRPVHVDSEANLGALAEAREGAARGASSSVYVTVGHSISAGLLVDGELFRGASGRTGQIGHMTIDEHGALCRCGNRGCLETVAAGPALLAGFSDADGIHRLRDLVTAAGDGVAAAQRTIADAGRHIGIAAASLCNLIDPERIVVGGELARAGEILLAPLRHALERSVLGGAVPEIVASDFAEWAETRGAIALALDHVTVDADLVAFPA; encoded by the coding sequence GTGGCTCGCCGGTCAACTCAGCCCGGATCGCAGTCCTCACTGCGAGAAGCGAATCGTGCACGATTGCTCGATTCGCTCAAGAGGCATGGGCGCTTGACGCAGATCGAGCTCGCCGGTGCGACCGGCCTGTCCCCCGCGACGGTGTCCAACATCGTGAAGGAGCTCACCGCTTCGGGTGTGCTCCACACCTCGTTCACGTCGCGCAGTGGTCGCCGCGCCACGCTCGTGTCGCTCGCACGACAGGTGGGCCTGGTCGCGGGCGCGCACTTCTCGACGCGCAAGCTGCACGTCGCCATCGCCGACGCGACCCGTTCCGTCGTCGCCGAGACGTCGCTCCCCCTCGCGCTCGATCACCGGCACGACGCCGAGCTCGATCGCCTCAGCCTGCTGTTGGGCGACATGGTCGAAGGCCTCGGCGGGTCGCTGTCCGACCTCCTCGCGGTGGGCCTCGCGATCCCCGCCCCGGTCGACCCGCGGACATCGATCATCTCCACGCCGGGCCTGCTCCCCGGCTGGGACGGCGTCGACATCGCCCGGAGCCTGTCTGCTCGGATCGGCCGCCCTGTCCACGTCGACAGCGAAGCGAATCTCGGCGCCCTCGCTGAAGCGCGAGAGGGCGCCGCACGCGGCGCGTCGTCATCGGTCTACGTCACGGTCGGCCATTCGATCAGCGCGGGGCTCCTCGTCGACGGCGAGCTGTTCCGCGGGGCGAGTGGCCGCACCGGTCAGATCGGGCACATGACGATCGACGAGCACGGCGCGCTCTGCCGGTGCGGCAACCGGGGCTGCCTCGAGACGGTCGCCGCCGGCCCCGCACTCCTCGCCGGGTTCAGCGACGCCGACGGCATCCATCGCCTCCGGGACCTCGTGACCGCAGCGGGCGACGGCGTCGCCGCGGCGCAGCGGACGATCGCGGATGCCGGCCGCCACATCGGCATCGCCGCAGCGAGCCTCTGCAACCTCATCGACCCCGAACGCATCGTGGTCGGCGGCGAGCTGGCGCGCGCCGGCGAGATCCTCCTCGCACCACTCCGTCACGCGCTCGAGCGCTCCGTCCTCGGCGGCGCCGTGCCCGAGATCGTCGCATCCGATTTTGCGGAGTGGGCCGAGACCCGGGGAGCCATCGCTCTCGCGCTCGACCACGTGACCGTCGACGCCGATCTGGTCGCGTTCCCCGCATGA
- a CDS encoding ABC transporter permease subunit: MSSSTRTAAAPDPVVSDLIGSGIEGGVGDQVKAWLQRVRGGEMGALPAVGGLVLLVILFSVLSEYFFTPINFANLMSQAASLVVLGMALVFVLLLGEIDLSAGVTGGVGVAAFAVLNVKFQFPWPLALAIGLVIGLATGALIGFLVARVGIPSFVVTLGLFLGYQGLALLIIGRGGVYPIQAPELVALQNGRLPIWGGWGMLAVILLISGGLSVWDRRRRTRAGVPNRPMALVWAKLIVIALFGGAAVFVLNLNRSQSIIAIEGVPIIVPVVLTILFIGTFVLDRTKFGRYVYAIGGNAEAARRAGIKVRWVKWWCFVAASGLAVVSLLFAQTRVGSVDGAVGRDVVLSGVAAAVVGGVSLFGGRGRLIHAAIGALVIAVIINGLGLLKMDAGFNLIVTGGVLILAATVDALSRLRTGGMRT, translated from the coding sequence ATGAGCTCCAGCACCCGTACCGCGGCGGCACCCGACCCCGTCGTGAGCGACCTCATCGGCAGCGGCATCGAAGGCGGCGTCGGCGACCAAGTCAAGGCTTGGTTGCAGCGCGTGAGAGGCGGCGAAATGGGCGCCCTGCCCGCTGTCGGAGGTCTCGTCCTCCTCGTGATCCTCTTCAGTGTGCTCAGTGAGTACTTCTTCACGCCGATCAACTTCGCGAACCTCATGAGCCAGGCGGCATCCCTCGTCGTTCTCGGCATGGCGCTCGTCTTCGTCCTGCTCCTTGGCGAAATCGACCTCTCGGCCGGTGTCACCGGCGGCGTTGGCGTGGCCGCGTTCGCGGTTCTGAACGTCAAGTTCCAGTTCCCGTGGCCGCTGGCCCTCGCGATCGGCTTGGTCATCGGTCTCGCTACGGGAGCCCTGATCGGATTCCTTGTAGCGCGGGTCGGCATTCCCTCGTTCGTCGTCACCCTGGGGCTGTTCCTCGGGTACCAGGGGCTCGCGCTTCTGATAATTGGGCGGGGAGGAGTATACCCGATCCAGGCGCCCGAGCTCGTCGCGCTGCAGAACGGTCGACTGCCGATCTGGGGAGGCTGGGGCATGCTCGCCGTCATTCTGCTGATCTCGGGCGGTCTGTCGGTCTGGGACCGTCGCCGTCGCACACGGGCGGGCGTCCCGAACCGGCCGATGGCGCTGGTGTGGGCCAAGCTCATCGTCATCGCCCTTTTCGGCGGTGCCGCGGTATTCGTCCTGAATCTGAACCGATCGCAGTCGATCATCGCCATCGAGGGCGTCCCGATCATCGTGCCCGTCGTGCTGACGATCCTGTTCATCGGCACATTCGTGCTCGACCGCACCAAGTTCGGACGCTACGTATACGCCATCGGCGGCAACGCCGAGGCCGCACGTCGTGCGGGCATCAAGGTGCGGTGGGTGAAGTGGTGGTGCTTCGTCGCCGCCTCTGGCCTCGCCGTGGTGTCGCTGTTGTTCGCTCAGACCCGCGTCGGGTCGGTCGACGGCGCGGTGGGTCGCGACGTGGTCCTCTCGGGCGTCGCGGCGGCCGTCGTCGGCGGCGTGAGCCTCTTCGGCGGTCGCGGCCGGCTCATCCACGCCGCCATCGGCGCACTCGTAATCGCGGTCATCATCAACGGGCTGGGCCTCTTGAAAATGGATGCCGGCTTCAACCTGATCGTCACCGGCGGGGTCCTGATCCTCGCCGCCACGGTCGACGCGCTGTCTCGGCTACGAACCGGCGGGATGCGCACCTGA
- a CDS encoding PLD nuclease N-terminal domain-containing protein, whose amino-acid sequence MPYLISFLVLAGMIFALIDIITRDQSLVKHMPKTVWLFVVILLPFLGTVLWFAIGREYPQREVRRPPQFAPWATEPAAPPMHRRDARSTEEQLADLEREIEEERLRAELARRRREQGGTA is encoded by the coding sequence ATGCCGTACCTGATCTCGTTCCTCGTGCTCGCGGGCATGATCTTCGCGCTCATCGACATCATCACGAGGGATCAGAGCCTTGTGAAGCACATGCCGAAGACGGTGTGGCTGTTCGTCGTCATCCTCTTGCCGTTCCTCGGGACGGTGCTGTGGTTCGCCATCGGGCGCGAGTACCCGCAGCGGGAGGTCCGTCGACCCCCGCAGTTCGCACCCTGGGCGACGGAGCCGGCGGCACCGCCCATGCACCGTCGGGACGCGCGGTCGACGGAAGAGCAGCTCGCCGACCTCGAGCGAGAGATCGAAGAGGAGCGGCTGCGCGCCGAGCTCGCGCGGCGGCGTCGCGAACAGGGCGGCACGGCCTGA
- a CDS encoding methyltransferase, whose protein sequence is MTSPAPFPFERLSRRPDVEGPDLVASDAADRLILDESADLRAGAPAGSIAVIGDTHGALALAAAHDGARDVRVHQDALAGERAIVQNAGALGLGDRLQVVSLDADAVRSARVVLVRLPRSLDALRDVAALIATHASPEVVVVAGGRLKHMTRAMNDVLGEHFGRIDVSLARQKSRVLFARDPRPTHDPVPASGREGDLEIRAFGGAFAGARLDHGTRLLLAHLPADPAGGASEDPLIDFACGTGAVAAHLALRHPDAAVYASDQSAAAVASARATVAANGVADRVEIVRDDLLSARPAASASFIALNPPFHSGAALTDRLAFRLFADAARVLRPGGELWCVWNSGMAYRGDLERLVGPTRQVARDAKFTVTVSARR, encoded by the coding sequence GTGACGAGTCCCGCCCCGTTCCCCTTCGAGAGGCTCTCCCGTCGCCCCGACGTCGAAGGCCCCGACCTGGTGGCGTCGGATGCCGCCGACCGCCTCATCCTGGACGAATCAGCCGATCTGCGGGCCGGAGCGCCCGCCGGCTCGATCGCCGTCATCGGCGACACCCACGGGGCCCTCGCCCTCGCGGCGGCGCACGACGGCGCGCGGGACGTCCGCGTGCACCAGGACGCTCTGGCCGGAGAACGCGCGATCGTCCAGAACGCCGGCGCGCTCGGGCTGGGAGATCGTCTCCAGGTCGTCTCGCTCGACGCCGATGCGGTCCGGAGCGCACGCGTCGTTCTCGTTCGACTGCCGCGCTCGCTCGACGCGCTCCGAGACGTCGCAGCCCTGATCGCCACGCACGCGTCCCCCGAGGTCGTCGTGGTGGCGGGCGGCCGCCTGAAGCACATGACCCGAGCGATGAACGACGTGCTCGGCGAGCACTTCGGCCGGATCGACGTGTCGCTCGCGCGGCAGAAGTCGCGCGTCCTCTTCGCGCGCGACCCGCGCCCGACTCACGATCCCGTGCCCGCGTCGGGCCGCGAGGGCGATCTCGAGATCCGCGCCTTCGGCGGTGCGTTCGCCGGGGCTCGCCTCGACCACGGCACGCGGCTGCTGCTCGCGCATCTGCCCGCTGACCCCGCAGGTGGAGCTTCCGAGGATCCGCTCATCGACTTCGCGTGCGGGACGGGCGCGGTCGCCGCTCACCTCGCGCTCCGGCATCCCGATGCCGCCGTGTACGCCTCGGATCAGTCCGCCGCCGCGGTCGCCTCCGCCCGCGCAACGGTCGCCGCGAACGGTGTCGCCGATCGGGTCGAGATCGTCCGTGACGATCTGCTCTCGGCGCGACCCGCGGCATCCGCCTCGTTCATCGCGCTGAACCCGCCGTTCCACAGCGGGGCGGCGCTCACCGATCGGCTCGCGTTCCGGCTGTTCGCCGATGCGGCGCGCGTCCTCCGACCCGGCGGCGAGCTGTGGTGCGTCTGGAACTCGGGTATGGCGTACCGCGGCGACCTCGAGCGCCTCGTCGGGCCGACCCGTCAGGTTGCGCGGGACGCGAAGTTCACCGTGACGGTGTCCGCGCGTCGCTGA
- a CDS encoding ATP-binding cassette domain-containing protein, translated as MSVSPRRTGDHVLSMRGIDKRFGAVRALNGVDFRVREGEVVALVGDNGAGKSTLVKVLAGVHPADAGTIELDGEIVQLSSPADAQDLGIATVFQDLALCENLDVVANLWLGRELLERGRLDEVAMEERTWMLLRELAAKIPSVRVPVSTLSGGQRQTVAIARSLIGEPRIVILDEPTAALGVAQTAEVLNLIERLRDRGHGVILISHNLTDVLAVADRIVVLRLGRNNGEFDAETATSEVLIAAITGALDSARPLPPADEPRAPVIPLAGARRRLDGER; from the coding sequence GTGAGCGTTTCCCCCCGTCGCACCGGCGACCATGTCCTTTCGATGCGCGGGATCGACAAGCGCTTCGGCGCGGTCCGCGCCCTGAACGGGGTCGACTTCCGCGTTCGCGAGGGTGAGGTCGTCGCGCTCGTCGGCGACAACGGCGCGGGCAAGTCGACGCTCGTGAAGGTGCTCGCCGGGGTGCACCCCGCGGATGCCGGCACGATCGAGCTCGACGGCGAGATCGTCCAGCTCTCCAGCCCCGCAGACGCGCAGGACCTCGGCATCGCGACGGTCTTCCAAGACCTCGCGCTCTGCGAGAACCTCGATGTCGTCGCCAATCTGTGGCTCGGCCGGGAGCTGCTCGAGCGCGGTCGTCTCGACGAAGTCGCGATGGAAGAGCGGACCTGGATGCTGCTGCGCGAGCTGGCGGCGAAGATCCCCTCCGTCCGCGTTCCGGTCTCGACCCTGTCGGGCGGTCAGCGCCAGACGGTGGCGATCGCGCGGTCGCTCATCGGCGAACCCCGCATCGTGATCCTCGACGAGCCGACCGCGGCGCTCGGCGTGGCGCAGACCGCCGAGGTGCTGAATCTCATCGAGCGCCTCCGCGACCGAGGGCACGGGGTCATCCTGATCAGCCACAACCTGACCGACGTCCTCGCCGTCGCCGACCGCATCGTCGTCCTCCGCCTCGGCCGCAACAACGGCGAGTTCGACGCCGAGACCGCGACGAGCGAGGTCCTGATCGCCGCGATCACCGGAGCGCTCGATTCGGCACGTCCCCTCCCGCCGGCCGACGAGCCGCGGGCCCCCGTCATCCCCCTCGCCGGGGCACGACGCCGCCTGGACGGCGAGCGATGA